In a single window of the Deinococcus yavapaiensis KR-236 genome:
- a CDS encoding CoA-acylating methylmalonate-semialdehyde dehydrogenase — MTQTQEHVQIARVTHWLSGAPVASTSGRSAPVYNPATGEVQAHVDLASLQEVDHAVEIAKAAFPAWRATALSRRAEIMFKFRDLVDRHRDDIARMLTKEHGKVHSDALGEVARGLENVEFACGVPHLLKGGFSEGASRGVDVYSIRQPLGVVAGITPFNFPAMVPLWMLANALACGNTFILKPSEKDPSVSLLLAELLKQAGLPDGVFGVVQGDKLAVDRLLEHPDVQAVSFVGSTPIAKYVYETGTKHGKRVQALGGAKNHMVVLPDADLGMAADAAVSAAYGSAGERCMAISAVVAVGGIADDLVAAIAERIPKLKVGPGSDPDAEMGPLISGEHRDRVAGYVTHAPQEGATVVVDGARHGVEGDGFFYGPALLDHVKPGMRCYEDEIFGPVLGVVRVETYEEAVNLVNANPFGNGVAIFTRDGGAARQFQYDVQVGMVGVNVPIPVPVAYYSFGGWKASLFGDTHMYGPEGINFYTRAKVVTSRWPDPSTSKVDLGFPRTR, encoded by the coding sequence ATGACCCAAACTCAGGAACACGTTCAAATCGCTCGCGTCACGCACTGGCTTTCGGGCGCTCCGGTCGCGTCGACGTCGGGGCGCAGCGCTCCCGTCTACAATCCCGCCACGGGTGAAGTGCAAGCCCACGTGGACCTCGCGTCCCTGCAGGAAGTGGACCACGCCGTCGAGATCGCGAAGGCGGCTTTTCCCGCTTGGCGCGCGACGGCGTTGTCCCGCCGCGCGGAGATCATGTTTAAATTCCGCGACCTCGTGGATCGGCATCGGGACGACATCGCCCGAATGCTGACCAAAGAGCACGGCAAGGTGCACTCGGACGCCCTCGGTGAAGTGGCGCGCGGCTTGGAGAACGTCGAGTTCGCGTGCGGCGTTCCGCATCTCCTGAAGGGCGGCTTCTCGGAGGGCGCTTCGCGCGGCGTGGACGTGTACAGCATTCGGCAACCCTTGGGCGTCGTGGCGGGCATCACGCCGTTCAACTTCCCGGCGATGGTGCCGCTGTGGATGCTGGCCAACGCCCTTGCGTGCGGCAACACCTTCATCCTCAAGCCGTCGGAGAAGGATCCCAGCGTGAGCCTCCTGCTCGCCGAGCTTCTGAAGCAAGCGGGGCTGCCCGACGGCGTGTTCGGTGTGGTGCAGGGCGACAAACTCGCGGTGGACCGCCTCTTGGAGCATCCGGATGTGCAAGCTGTTTCCTTCGTGGGCAGCACGCCCATCGCCAAGTACGTGTACGAGACGGGCACGAAGCACGGGAAGCGCGTGCAGGCTCTCGGCGGCGCGAAGAACCACATGGTGGTCCTGCCCGATGCGGACCTCGGGATGGCGGCGGACGCGGCGGTCAGTGCGGCGTACGGCTCGGCAGGAGAGAGGTGCATGGCCATCAGCGCCGTCGTGGCCGTTGGCGGGATCGCCGACGATCTCGTCGCCGCGATCGCCGAGCGCATTCCGAAGCTCAAGGTCGGTCCTGGCAGCGATCCGGACGCCGAGATGGGTCCGCTGATTTCGGGTGAGCATCGCGATCGTGTGGCGGGCTACGTCACGCACGCGCCGCAGGAAGGTGCGACGGTCGTCGTGGACGGAGCTCGGCACGGAGTGGAAGGTGACGGCTTCTTCTACGGACCCGCCCTGCTCGATCACGTGAAGCCGGGCATGCGCTGCTACGAAGACGAGATCTTCGGTCCGGTGCTGGGTGTCGTGCGCGTCGAGACGTACGAGGAAGCCGTGAACCTCGTCAACGCCAACCCGTTCGGCAACGGCGTCGCGATCTTCACGCGCGACGGTGGCGCCGCGCGTCAATTTCAATACGACGTGCAAGTCGGCATGGTCGGTGTCAACGTTCCGATTCCCGTGCCCGTCGCGTACTACTCGTTCGGCGGCTGGAAGGCGAGCCTGTTCGGTGACACCCACATGTACGGTCCCGAGGGCATCAACTTCTACACCCGCGCCAAAGTCGTGACGAGCCGCTGGCCGGACCCCAGTACGAGCAAGGTGGACTTGGGCTTTCCGCGAACGCGTTGA